In the Candidatus Brocadiia bacterium genome, one interval contains:
- a CDS encoding DUF6531 domain-containing protein, with amino-acid sequence MKRCSSSWKNIAGYLGLVMALVIIAQGSIFASAGDKTVSKTENDTYMELTVPVVAGYGSSFKVNLYAQAEAGAMCLSWVLYENGVQIAGQGFGQTTLIYETTRIAQRTPATYLFKARSIGGAHGWPSYSELTNSCNSDFLVGTKRRELGTKVFSASVVDVASGNLNLDYDITNIVPTNNLPHNFTVYYNSLDTENDWPDTYRPLGQKWTHNFNQRLRLDGNIITHVEADGRRVFYQDADLNGTFESLAPYGAYSTIAWNGTTSEYTLTRKDKTFLLFNSQGFLKRIQDRNDYFVLVEYYTGTNKIQTITLPNGRTIGITYYDDDKIYQVIDPATTVTTFEYNTSGYLSAVYKGTGANEWRRDFTYKNTPLNYLVYQVTSAISVSPAQSDTVEYNYDGLNRVVNVTRNIDGAPATKTYNYLDPLTQTEIIDFDLKSSTVNFTYETATLQDQTDALGNKITSVFDTNGNLTEYKDALLKSTFYGYDTRGNVILVTDALGNQTSYDYTIDGVPDTINPDLPKKITVTRVVWGVPSSSVETTFAYNSNGNMTQKVEASNYAYAQTTDYAYYTTGSNIGKLQMETKYPSAGVSIITEYTYLNGYLDTKTVDSVVGGLNLQFHYLRNSRGQVTREYDSRYYPADQTVYTEYQYDIRGNNTFIIRPTRAGATVTTKMDYDLMDNLIARTEDYTALPANGKNVVTKYNRDNLGRLTSTVVDYGVTGKLNLTTANQYYKEGRIKQVTEPNGAITGYTYYDNGWLDTVTKTLNGTDSVTTKYEYFDNGRVQWVILNQGTEADERITGYTYTDRGEVSTVTVKAENGVDYTTTYNYPINSPNLPDWVQDARLNKIYYYYDALGRVAYFRTPQSNITTAYQYDQVGRQTAVIGPWHDTNQDGSASGEYTDIPHLVPAATYNTFYDKANRVSETWVTGYPHTFYYYSKLTDKTIHWVQSPVDTGVTQIVESYYDQGNRLMKTIVDPGTPPANLNETTYYTYNTLGQVEDATTAYETALATVTHSEYDNVGRLKLQYTGSLTYATRYDYAFNTDGLLITITDAEGYTAIPQYYTTSQYDKGGRLTKVTTAKGGNNYTRYEYDRVGNRTGVYYYKDTAEVATTYTYYKNNLLHTADYPGYGPLGTERNVVTYVYDANGNLYTKTDFGAAHTITHGYDLNNRMISKFYPETSPTYSASFSYDARGNTLTAIDPYTNLENVFDVLGRLTSVTCYLATPAKVVSYTYFDDGTRKTMVDNDNSITISYTYDKAKRLLNVKRNTVNVGTYVYNALGLRTRLTYGNNAWTEYGYHPTTRWLTSVINKRWVAHNIIASSFAYTHDLVGNRKTMTLLGGDVVTYDYDDNYQLLSESRVGASQYSISWIDTVTGVSYDQAGNRKVQIMDGVRTDYVYNHANQLTSETGGITYEYDANGNLVTKKVNTVTVAQWGYDWENRQISFTDINIPTNNSQYYHCVFNKRISKVVNGAAERYLFDGANVIADYDDTGALMATYITPFLDDNLYVNRYVDSNWQTYYYMHDGLGSVSN; translated from the coding sequence ATGAAGAGATGCAGCAGTAGCTGGAAGAACATCGCGGGATACCTGGGGTTGGTTATGGCACTGGTTATCATTGCGCAGGGCAGTATCTTTGCTTCTGCGGGCGATAAAACCGTCAGCAAAACTGAAAACGATACTTATATGGAACTAACCGTTCCGGTGGTTGCCGGATACGGAAGCAGTTTCAAGGTGAATTTGTATGCTCAAGCCGAAGCGGGCGCGATGTGTCTTTCCTGGGTGCTTTATGAAAACGGTGTCCAGATAGCCGGGCAGGGATTTGGTCAGACCACTTTAATATATGAGACTACTAGAATTGCCCAGCGCACTCCGGCTACATATCTTTTTAAGGCCAGGTCCATCGGCGGCGCTCACGGCTGGCCGTCATACAGCGAGTTAACCAATTCCTGCAATAGCGATTTTTTGGTAGGCACAAAGAGACGGGAATTGGGCACCAAGGTTTTCTCTGCCAGCGTCGTGGACGTGGCCAGCGGTAACCTGAATCTTGATTATGACATAACCAATATTGTCCCAACCAACAACCTGCCTCATAATTTTACCGTTTACTATAATAGCTTAGATACGGAAAATGACTGGCCGGATACCTACCGTCCGCTCGGCCAGAAATGGACCCATAACTTCAACCAGCGCCTGAGACTCGATGGCAATATCATTACCCATGTTGAAGCCGACGGCCGGAGGGTGTTTTATCAGGACGCTGATTTGAACGGAACTTTTGAGTCCTTGGCTCCTTACGGGGCGTATTCGACCATTGCTTGGAATGGGACCACCAGCGAATATACCCTTACCCGGAAGGATAAAACTTTCCTATTATTTAACTCCCAGGGATTTCTGAAAAGGATACAAGATCGGAATGACTATTTTGTTTTAGTAGAATATTACACAGGCACGAATAAAATCCAAACAATCACCCTGCCCAATGGCCGGACCATCGGCATTACTTATTACGATGATGATAAGATATATCAGGTTATTGACCCGGCTACTACAGTGACCACCTTTGAATATAATACGAGCGGATACTTGAGCGCGGTTTATAAGGGTACCGGCGCTAATGAATGGCGTCGGGATTTCACCTACAAGAACACTCCGCTTAACTATCTGGTTTATCAGGTAACCTCGGCCATCAGCGTCAGCCCGGCCCAGAGCGACACCGTCGAATACAACTATGACGGCCTGAACCGGGTTGTTAATGTAACGCGCAACATTGACGGCGCGCCGGCAACCAAGACCTATAATTATCTGGACCCGCTGACCCAGACCGAAATAATAGACTTCGACCTAAAGTCAAGCACGGTAAACTTTACTTACGAAACTGCTACTTTGCAGGACCAAACCGATGCTTTGGGCAACAAGATTACCAGTGTGTTTGACACTAACGGCAATCTTACGGAATACAAGGATGCCCTGCTCAAATCCACGTTTTATGGATATGATACCCGCGGTAACGTTATCCTGGTAACTGATGCTTTGGGTAACCAGACATCTTATGATTATACCATAGACGGTGTGCCGGATACGATTAATCCCGACCTGCCCAAGAAGATAACCGTCACTCGCGTAGTTTGGGGTGTTCCCAGCAGTTCGGTTGAAACCACGTTCGCCTACAACTCCAACGGCAATATGACCCAGAAAGTAGAAGCGTCTAACTATGCTTATGCCCAGACTACTGATTATGCTTATTATACAACAGGTTCAAATATTGGAAAACTGCAGATGGAAACTAAGTATCCTTCAGCCGGAGTATCAATAATCACGGAATATACTTATCTCAATGGTTATCTGGATACCAAAACAGTTGACTCGGTCGTCGGTGGATTAAATCTCCAGTTCCATTACCTCAGGAATAGCCGGGGTCAGGTGACCAGGGAATACGACAGCCGCTACTATCCGGCTGACCAGACCGTTTATACCGAATACCAGTATGACATCCGGGGCAATAACACCTTCATCATCAGGCCGACCCGGGCCGGGGCAACCGTCACCACTAAAATGGATTATGACCTGATGGATAACCTGATAGCCCGGACCGAGGACTATACGGCATTGCCGGCCAATGGTAAAAATGTGGTCACCAAATATAACCGCGATAACCTGGGCCGGTTGACATCAACCGTAGTGGATTATGGCGTCACCGGTAAGTTGAACCTGACGACCGCTAATCAGTATTACAAAGAAGGCCGGATAAAACAGGTTACTGAGCCCAACGGCGCAATAACCGGCTATACCTATTATGACAACGGTTGGCTGGATACCGTCACCAAAACACTCAACGGCACGGATTCGGTCACGACCAAATACGAATATTTTGATAACGGCAGGGTTCAGTGGGTGATCCTGAATCAGGGCACTGAGGCCGATGAGCGCATTACCGGATATACCTATACCGACCGGGGTGAAGTCAGCACCGTTACAGTTAAGGCAGAAAATGGGGTTGATTATACCACGACCTATAACTACCCGATAAACAGCCCGAACCTGCCGGACTGGGTTCAGGATGCTCGGCTCAATAAGATTTATTATTACTACGATGCCCTTGGCCGGGTGGCTTATTTCCGTACGCCCCAGTCCAACATCACCACGGCATACCAGTATGACCAGGTCGGGCGCCAGACCGCGGTTATCGGCCCCTGGCATGATACAAACCAGGACGGCAGTGCCTCCGGCGAATACACCGATATACCGCATTTGGTGCCGGCAGCAACATATAATACATTCTATGATAAGGCCAACCGGGTAAGCGAGACCTGGGTCACCGGCTACCCGCATACATTTTATTACTACAGCAAATTAACCGATAAGACCATCCACTGGGTGCAGTCTCCGGTGGATACCGGCGTGACACAAATAGTTGAGTCCTATTATGACCAGGGCAACCGCCTGATGAAGACGATAGTCGACCCGGGCACGCCCCCGGCCAACCTTAACGAAACGACCTATTATACCTATAATACCCTGGGACAGGTTGAAGATGCCACCACCGCTTACGAAACGGCTCTGGCCACAGTGACCCATTCCGAATACGACAACGTCGGACGCCTGAAACTGCAATATACCGGCAGTCTGACTTATGCTACCAGATATGATTATGCCTTTAATACCGATGGTCTTCTTATTACAATAACCGATGCCGAAGGCTATACGGCAATACCGCAGTATTATACAACCTCTCAGTATGATAAAGGCGGAAGGCTGACAAAAGTAACAACAGCCAAGGGCGGCAATAACTATACTCGCTATGAATACGACAGGGTCGGCAACCGCACCGGAGTGTATTACTATAAGGATACCGCCGAGGTTGCAACCACCTACACTTATTACAAGAATAACTTGTTGCACACGGCCGACTATCCGGGTTACGGGCCGCTGGGCACCGAGCGCAATGTCGTTACCTATGTCTATGACGCCAACGGTAATCTCTATACTAAAACCGACTTCGGCGCCGCCCATACCATCACCCACGGTTATGATTTGAATAACCGGATGATAAGTAAATTCTATCCTGAGACTTCCCCGACCTACAGCGCCTCATTTAGCTATGATGCCCGGGGAAATACCCTGACGGCAATTGACCCCTATACGAACCTGGAAAACGTGTTTGACGTCCTGGGCCGGTTAACATCCGTAACCTGCTACTTGGCCACTCCGGCCAAGGTGGTCAGTTACACCTACTTTGACGACGGCACTCGCAAGACAATGGTTGATAACGACAACAGCATAACTATTAGCTACACATATGACAAAGCCAAGCGGTTGCTTAACGTCAAGCGCAATACCGTAAACGTCGGCACCTATGTGTATAATGCCCTGGGGCTCCGGACCCGGCTGACCTACGGTAATAATGCTTGGACCGAATACGGCTACCATCCGACCACTCGCTGGCTAACATCCGTGATCAACAAACGCTGGGTGGCTCATAATATCATCGCCTCCAGCTTTGCCTATACCCACGACCTCGTTGGGAACCGCAAGACCATGACCCTTTTGGGCGGGGACGTGGTAACATATGACTATGACGATAATTACCAGTTGCTGTCCGAAAGCAGGGTTGGAGCCAGCCAATACAGCATTTCCTGGATTGACACGGTAACCGGCGTAAGTTATGACCAGGCCGGCAACCGCAAGGTGCAGATAATGGATGGCGTCCGGACGGATTACGTCTATAACCACGCCAATCAGTTGACCAGCGAAACCGGCGGCATTACTTACGAATACGATGCCAACGGTAATCTAGTCACCAAGAAAGTCAATACCGTTACCGTAGCCCAATGGGGTTATGACTGGGAAAACCGGCAGATATCTTTCACGGACATAAATATCCCGACCAACAACAGCCAGTATTACCACTGCGTATTCAACAAGCGCATCAGCAAGGTGGTTAACGGCGCGGCCGAACGGTACCTGTTTGACGGGGCCAACGTGATAGCCGATTACGATGACACAGGCGCGCTTATGGCCACCTACATTACCCCGTTCCTGGATGATAATCTATATGTCAACAGGTATGTAGACAGTAACTGGCAGACCTACTACTATATGCACGACGGGCTCGGTTCGGTTTCGAATAT
- the smc gene encoding chromosome segregation protein SMC: MKLSKLHLQGFKSFGNPTQFAFDDGVTAIIGPNGCGKSNVVDAFKWVLGGRSTKSLRAEEMLDVIFNGSAGMKSADYAEVALTFANNTRDLPIDYDEVTVCRRLYRSGESEYILNNQACRLKDIRELFMNTGVGMESYSIIEQGKVDFILRSNPKERRSLFEEAAGISKYKAKRKETESNLEKVGQDLIRLADVLREIKRQIRSIKLAATRAEKYKLIQAQYREKKNLLNLRQYHQWQSGRTEISGKMAVLEAQRQEMTAQLAGLEAEIIQFDKELINLDNELRVNQDKLVDLGAEIATASHKIESSTQRREELLVEEEQTKQSLAANTEKGLASRNKLVEMMHQLEITQNELETISNNIGDKQNVFSQIEAETAQAVQSLEAKKSEIIGHNQKQLQYQNELSGLQNELRILTGKREHLVSRKKAIAEEREFIAKQQELLSVEAGQVLQSINSVKSEIGQQEVILNSFKSDLAQIQDEISRKSAELHRTQSRQEILMDLELHNEGISGGARSVLAKIKSEPNSLGIVYGIVADMIDVKEEYLIAVESALKELSQAIVVHSFADALNILQYVRDNNQGNVTIIALDEISTQTSQSVEGVALPSALSMINPIGTSPLSTEDFARLQKCLLGDYCVVEDVAVARQLANNGRSALTLKGDVFRPNGVTSAGETASGLGLISRKTELRHLAEQIPQIQESLKLLQEQQVNKLSELEKIEATLQKQRISVYELNVALDNKGKEVDGLNGRAAILAKESEIVELESQDAEAQINSVAERATVTAQVIKDIEVMITAANAESEELTRMIKLHQDRKHAVEAEISDLKVARATAAEKKEFCARTVEQLNSDIQQADLLLQSIADSLAEIRNKITAIGEAIVTEQATLSAKETERQNVQQVIQNLTEQETGLKTSLQARKTRENELQRDMQNLNTDYNGLTLQEREYALKLENLVEKAREETAGDLKADYDTATEETKAAFSAIVPEEVARQIEELRRGLDSMSAEGVSLSAIDELKSLEERLQFMTTQEQDLVKSKESLRELIRKINRECREKFEQTFNLIQENFSQIFRKLFGGGKAELILIREEEAPKPEGQSANGEAPAAETPAAGAVDASAPAHTPGNDILEAGIDIMAKPPGKEPSSISLLSGGEKALTALALVMAIFKLQPSPFCILDEADAPLDEHNTDRFAGLIKEFASTSQFIVITHNKKTMMAADALYGVTMSIPGVSKKISVKMIDEVKAIYKDAPIPSNPGNN, from the coding sequence ATGAAGCTTTCAAAACTGCATCTTCAGGGATTCAAATCATTCGGTAACCCCACCCAGTTTGCTTTTGACGACGGCGTCACGGCCATCATCGGGCCGAACGGATGCGGCAAGAGCAATGTGGTCGATGCCTTTAAATGGGTGCTGGGCGGGCGGAGCACCAAGTCGCTCCGGGCCGAGGAGATGCTCGATGTCATATTCAACGGCTCAGCCGGGATGAAGTCGGCCGATTACGCCGAAGTGGCATTGACCTTCGCCAATAATACCCGCGACCTGCCCATAGATTACGACGAGGTCACCGTTTGCCGCCGGCTTTACCGGTCGGGCGAGAGCGAATACATCCTAAATAACCAGGCCTGTCGCCTAAAAGATATCCGCGAGCTGTTTATGAATACCGGCGTGGGTATGGAATCATACTCCATAATCGAGCAGGGCAAGGTCGATTTTATCCTGCGTTCCAATCCCAAGGAAAGGCGTTCATTGTTCGAGGAAGCCGCCGGCATAAGCAAATACAAGGCTAAGCGCAAGGAAACCGAATCCAACCTGGAAAAGGTGGGTCAGGATTTAATCCGGCTGGCCGACGTCCTGCGCGAGATAAAGCGCCAGATTCGGAGCATCAAGCTGGCCGCCACCCGGGCCGAGAAATATAAATTAATCCAAGCGCAATACCGCGAAAAGAAGAACCTGCTCAACCTGCGTCAATACCACCAGTGGCAGTCCGGCCGGACCGAGATCTCCGGCAAGATGGCCGTTCTGGAGGCGCAGCGCCAGGAAATGACGGCTCAGCTAGCCGGTTTGGAAGCGGAGATTATCCAGTTCGACAAGGAATTGATAAACCTTGATAACGAGCTCCGGGTCAATCAGGACAAGTTGGTTGATTTGGGTGCGGAAATAGCCACGGCCAGCCATAAAATAGAATCATCCACCCAGCGCCGTGAAGAGCTGCTGGTCGAAGAGGAACAGACCAAGCAGTCCCTGGCCGCCAATACCGAAAAAGGCCTGGCCAGCCGCAATAAACTGGTCGAGATGATGCACCAGCTTGAAATCACCCAGAACGAGCTGGAAACCATAAGCAATAACATCGGTGACAAGCAGAATGTCTTCAGCCAGATAGAGGCCGAAACGGCCCAGGCCGTCCAGAGCCTTGAGGCCAAGAAGTCCGAGATAATCGGTCATAACCAGAAACAACTCCAGTACCAGAACGAGTTGTCCGGTCTTCAGAACGAGCTGAGGATTCTCACCGGCAAGCGCGAGCACCTGGTTTCGCGCAAGAAAGCTATTGCCGAGGAGAGGGAATTCATCGCCAAACAGCAGGAACTCCTGTCGGTCGAGGCCGGTCAGGTCCTGCAATCCATAAATTCGGTCAAATCGGAAATAGGCCAGCAGGAGGTAATCCTTAATTCCTTCAAGAGCGACCTGGCCCAGATTCAGGACGAGATTTCCCGCAAGAGCGCCGAGTTGCACCGGACCCAGTCCCGCCAGGAGATACTGATGGACCTGGAATTGCATAACGAAGGCATCAGCGGCGGGGCGCGGAGCGTGCTGGCCAAGATAAAATCTGAGCCTAACTCATTGGGCATCGTTTACGGCATCGTGGCCGATATGATAGACGTCAAGGAAGAATACCTGATTGCCGTGGAATCGGCTCTCAAGGAGCTTTCGCAGGCCATCGTGGTCCATTCCTTCGCCGACGCGCTCAATATCCTGCAATACGTGCGCGATAATAACCAGGGCAACGTGACCATCATCGCCCTGGACGAGATTTCCACCCAAACCAGCCAATCAGTCGAAGGAGTGGCATTGCCCAGCGCCTTGTCAATGATAAATCCCATCGGCACCTCGCCGCTGTCGACCGAAGATTTCGCCCGCCTGCAGAAATGCCTGCTGGGCGATTACTGCGTGGTCGAGGACGTGGCGGTGGCGCGCCAGCTGGCCAATAACGGCCGCTCGGCGCTGACTCTCAAGGGCGACGTCTTCAGGCCCAATGGCGTCACCTCGGCCGGGGAAACCGCGTCCGGACTGGGCCTTATTTCACGCAAGACCGAACTCAGGCACCTGGCCGAGCAGATACCCCAGATTCAGGAATCGCTCAAGCTCCTCCAGGAACAGCAGGTCAATAAGTTATCCGAACTGGAAAAGATAGAGGCAACGCTCCAGAAGCAGAGAATCAGCGTCTACGAGTTGAACGTGGCGCTGGATAACAAAGGCAAAGAGGTTGACGGACTCAACGGCCGTGCGGCCATACTCGCTAAGGAATCGGAGATAGTCGAGCTGGAATCGCAGGACGCCGAAGCGCAGATAAACTCCGTGGCCGAACGGGCCACGGTCACGGCTCAGGTGATAAAAGACATCGAAGTGATGATAACGGCGGCCAATGCCGAATCCGAAGAGCTCACCCGGATGATTAAACTGCATCAGGACCGCAAGCACGCCGTCGAAGCCGAGATAAGCGACCTGAAAGTGGCCCGGGCCACCGCCGCCGAGAAGAAAGAATTCTGCGCCCGGACCGTGGAACAGCTCAACAGCGATATCCAGCAGGCCGACCTGCTGCTCCAGAGCATCGCCGACAGCCTAGCCGAGATACGCAATAAGATAACGGCCATCGGCGAAGCCATCGTTACCGAACAGGCCACGCTCAGCGCCAAGGAAACAGAGCGCCAGAACGTCCAGCAGGTCATCCAGAACCTGACCGAACAGGAGACCGGGCTCAAAACCTCGCTCCAGGCCCGGAAGACCCGCGAGAACGAGCTCCAGCGCGATATGCAGAACCTGAACACCGATTACAACGGGCTTACATTACAGGAACGCGAATACGCCCTGAAACTGGAAAACCTGGTTGAAAAGGCGCGAGAAGAGACGGCCGGCGACCTTAAGGCCGATTACGATACAGCCACCGAAGAGACCAAGGCCGCTTTCTCGGCCATAGTCCCGGAAGAAGTGGCCCGCCAGATAGAAGAGCTCCGGCGCGGGCTGGATTCAATGTCCGCCGAAGGAGTCAGCCTGTCCGCCATAGACGAGCTCAAGTCGCTCGAAGAACGGCTCCAGTTTATGACCACCCAGGAACAGGACCTGGTGAAATCCAAGGAATCGTTAAGGGAGCTCATCCGCAAGATTAACCGCGAATGCAGGGAGAAGTTCGAGCAGACCTTCAATCTGATACAGGAAAACTTCAGCCAGATATTCAGGAAGCTCTTCGGCGGCGGCAAGGCCGAGCTGATACTCATCAGGGAAGAAGAAGCGCCCAAACCGGAAGGGCAGTCCGCAAATGGCGAGGCACCGGCAGCTGAAACACCGGCCGCCGGCGCAGTTGACGCCAGCGCACCGGCGCATACGCCCGGCAACGATATTCTTGAGGCCGGCATAGACATAATGGCCAAACCGCCCGGAAAAGAGCCGTCATCCATATCACTGCTGTCCGGCGGAGAAAAGGCCCTGACCGCGCTGGCCCTGGTAATGGCCATATTCAAGCTCCAGCCCAGCCCGTTCTGCATACTGGACGAAGCCGACGCGCCGTTGGACGAGCACAACACCGACCGGTTTGCCGGGCTGATAAAAGAATTCGCCTCGACCTCTCAGTTCATCGTCATAACGCACAACAAGAAGACAATGATGGCCGCCGACGCGTTATACGGGGTGACTATGTCCATTCCCGGCGTATCCAAGAAGATATCCGTCAAGATGATAGACGAGGTCAAAGCGATTTATAAGGATGCCCCCATCCCGTCAAATCCAGGAAATAACTAA
- the argS gene encoding arginine--tRNA ligase encodes MVKQEIINAVKPVLAGIIPGDDVEWLIEKPVNPAMGDYAMACFRLAKAVKKSPNELAVQIANAVQPTGLIEKVQAVGGYVNFFINGPKLADLLLPGIGVDYGKSGDGNGKTVVIDYSSPNIAKPFGIGHLRSTVIGNALYKLYSELGYRCVGINFLGDWGTQFGMMIAAFKQNPESERPDNLSTAFLSKLYVDYNERCKNDPGLLENARKEFKKLEDGDRENKALWEVFRLNSVNEFNRIYGMLGIKFSYPVDDIADLDRLKTHAQIYLGESFYQQFINQTIKEIEAKGLTKISEGALIVDLEKFGMPPCLLRKGDGATLYAARDIAAAIHRYDTYKFHKLIYVVGSDQKLHFKQFFKVLELMGYDWAKDCVHVDFGLVRLKGEKMSTRRGSTVLLEDVLNETIDLSRKAMQNRKDEIQEKVNPEHVSGIAQSVGIGAVIFNDLKNRRIKDVDFDWDQMLAFEGETGPYLMYTHTRLASVLKKFSGSSMEPLAPELSLDPEGSRDENPNGLPHYPDYSVGNSSEGSSPVKLDMLKEPDEGILVKRLEEFPDTIKKAAQEYEPSILSNYLLEISSVFNRYYHYHRIISDDKSLTSARILLCRRLKQTLGKGLALLGISPLEEM; translated from the coding sequence ATGGTTAAACAGGAAATCATCAATGCCGTAAAGCCGGTCCTGGCTGGGATAATACCCGGTGATGACGTTGAATGGCTGATAGAAAAACCGGTCAATCCGGCCATGGGCGATTATGCCATGGCCTGCTTCAGGCTGGCCAAGGCGGTAAAGAAATCGCCTAATGAGTTGGCTGTCCAGATTGCCAATGCTGTACAGCCGACCGGGCTCATAGAAAAGGTCCAGGCCGTCGGCGGTTACGTCAACTTCTTCATAAACGGCCCGAAACTGGCCGACCTGCTCCTGCCCGGAATAGGCGTAGATTACGGTAAATCAGGCGATGGCAACGGCAAGACTGTCGTCATCGATTACTCCTCGCCCAATATCGCCAAGCCCTTCGGAATAGGGCACCTGCGTTCCACAGTCATCGGCAACGCCTTGTATAAATTATATTCAGAGCTGGGCTACAGATGCGTCGGCATTAACTTCCTGGGAGATTGGGGCACCCAGTTCGGCATGATGATTGCGGCTTTTAAGCAGAACCCTGAGTCTGAGAGACCTGATAATCTATCAACTGCATTTTTATCAAAGCTCTATGTGGATTATAATGAAAGATGCAAGAATGATCCAGGGTTATTAGAAAATGCGCGTAAGGAATTCAAGAAATTAGAGGACGGCGATAGAGAAAATAAGGCTTTATGGGAAGTATTCAGACTTAACAGCGTAAATGAATTCAATCGAATTTATGGGATGCTTGGGATTAAATTCTCGTATCCTGTTGACGATATAGCAGACCTTGACAGATTAAAAACGCACGCCCAGATTTATTTAGGCGAATCGTTTTACCAGCAATTCATTAATCAGACCATTAAGGAAATAGAAGCCAAAGGATTGACCAAGATAAGCGAGGGTGCTCTGATAGTTGACCTTGAGAAGTTTGGAATGCCGCCGTGCCTGCTGCGTAAAGGCGACGGCGCCACGCTCTACGCCGCCCGCGATATAGCCGCGGCTATCCACCGCTATGATACCTATAAATTCCATAAGCTGATTTATGTGGTCGGTTCGGACCAGAAACTGCACTTCAAACAGTTCTTTAAGGTGCTGGAGCTGATGGGTTATGACTGGGCCAAGGACTGCGTCCACGTGGATTTCGGCCTGGTGCGCCTCAAAGGCGAAAAGATGTCCACCCGGCGCGGTAGCACGGTCTTGCTGGAAGACGTCCTGAACGAGACGATAGATCTTTCCAGGAAGGCCATGCAAAACCGCAAGGATGAAATCCAGGAAAAGGTCAACCCGGAGCATGTCAGCGGCATTGCCCAATCCGTCGGTATCGGCGCGGTCATATTTAACGACCTCAAGAACCGGCGCATCAAGGACGTCGATTTCGATTGGGACCAGATGCTGGCCTTCGAGGGCGAGACCGGCCCGTACCTGATGTATACCCACACCCGGCTGGCCAGCGTGTTGAAGAAGTTTAGTGGCAGTTCGATGGAGCCTTTGGCGCCAGAGTTATCCCTAGATCCTGAGGGGTCTCGGGACGAGAACCCGAACGGGCTGCCACATTATCCCGACTATTCCGTCGGGAATAGTAGCGAAGGCTCTTCGCCGGTCAAATTGGATATGCTCAAGGAACCGGACGAGGGCATCCTGGTCAAGCGGCTTGAAGAATTCCCCGACACCATCAAGAAAGCAGCCCAAGAATACGAGCCGTCCATACTCAGCAACTATCTCCTGGAAATCAGCTCCGTATTCAACCGTTACTACCATTACCACCGGATAATTTCCGATGATAAATCGCTTACTTCGGCGCGGATATTGCTTTGCCGGCGGCTCAAGCAAACACTTGGAAAAGGGCTGGCGCTTCTGGGCATTTCTCCGTTGGAAGAGATGTGA